GAGCAGGTCGGAGACGATCATGCGGAAGCCGTCGACCGGCTTCGGCGCCTGGGTGAGCCCGAGATCCGACCCGAGGATGGTGTGGTCAGCGCCGGCCACCTCGATCAGATGCAGCAGATCCTGCGGGTCGTGCTGCTTGGCGCGGCTCGGCACGAACATGCAGATGGAGTGCTCCATGTAGGCGCCCATGCGGACGAGGCCGCGGATATCCTCGTTGGAGCAGCCGATGATATAGGTGGGGTGGTTGACCAGCATCTTCTTGACGCCCCGTTTCACCGCCTCGTCGAACAGCACGAACAGCTCGCTCACATGCAGGTGGCCGCCGGCGAGGATGATGTCGTCGGCCGCGATCAGGTCGAGCACCTGCTTGGCCTCGTCGATCAGCCTGCCATTGGCATCAAGCACCGTGAGCGGGATGGGTGGCAGCATGGGCTTGGCGGTCTTAGGGAAGCTCTTGGCCTGGTAGGCCTCGATGTGGTTCTTGGCCGCGAAGGTCGGCATCCACACGATCTTGGCGCCGAGCTTGATGGCATGATCCACCGCGTGCGGGTTGACGCCACCCGAGGCATTGTTGAGTGCGATCCCTGAGAAGAGCTCGATATCCGCGTCGGGGTAGATGTCTTTCAAAACCGCGCAATGAGGGGTGCCGAGGTAATAGTGATCCTTGTAGAGGAGCGCCTTGAAGCGGGCTTCGAGCGCCTCCTTGAAGGCTTGGTGATGCCCGAGGATGCGGGGCATGGCGGCCGGTCCCGAGTGGCAGTGCAGGTCGACCGCGCCGACCAGCAGCTCGGCCACCTCCTGCCTGCGCTGCGGGCTCATCTCGGGAAGCGGGACGATGGTGGGATATTGTGTGGTCATGTCAGCCATGGCTGTTAAACTCCAAATGGGGAGATCTGGCCGGCGCGGCGGAACTAGCGCGCGCCGACGGCGGCGATGTCGGAATAGGCCTTGAGGGCGGCCTGACGCATGAAGCCTTGGTCGGACGAAACGATGAAGGCGGAGACGCCCATGGCGCGGAACCGGCGCGCCTCATCGGCATTGGCCACCATCATGGCCACCGGCTTGTTCACGCCCTTGGCGGCGGCGATGATCTTCTCGCAGGCGCCGACGATCTCGGGCGCATCCATGCCGCTTGCCTGAAGCGCCACGCTCAGATCGCCGCGGCCGACGAAGACGCCGTCCAGCCCCTCGGTGGCGACGATGGCATCGATCTCGTCCAGCGCCTCCGGGTCCTCGATCATGGCGATCAGCGTGACGTCCCGATCAGCCGCAGCCACGTGGTCCCACATGCCGACGGCGCCGAAACGGCCGGCACGGGTGGTGTTGGAGAAGCCGCGCTTTCCCCCGCGATAGCGACAGGCGGCAGCGACCTCGCGCGC
This window of the Rhodoligotrophos defluvii genome carries:
- a CDS encoding DUF6282 family protein, producing MADMTTQYPTIVPLPEMSPQRRQEVAELLVGAVDLHCHSGPAAMPRILGHHQAFKEALEARFKALLYKDHYYLGTPHCAVLKDIYPDADIELFSGIALNNASGGVNPHAVDHAIKLGAKIVWMPTFAAKNHIEAYQAKSFPKTAKPMLPPIPLTVLDANGRLIDEAKQVLDLIAADDIILAGGHLHVSELFVLFDEAVKRGVKKMLVNHPTYIIGCSNEDIRGLVRMGAYMEHSICMFVPSRAKQHDPQDLLHLIEVAGADHTILGSDLGLTQAPKPVDGFRMIVSDLLDLQVPHSVIKQITSTNAARLLGLPA
- a CDS encoding HpcH/HpaI aldolase family protein is translated as MSSGSDSKPGFRQRFCGGDHLVGTFIKTPATHPVEIIGGVGFDFVIIDEEHAPWDRVTIDAALLAARASGTAGLVRVAEPTPSKILSVLDDGATGVLVPHVSSPAKAREVAAACRYRGGKRGFSNTTRAGRFGAVGMWDHVAAADRDVTLIAMIEDPEALDEIDAIVATEGLDGVFVGRGDLSVALQASGMDAPEIVGACEKIIAAAKGVNKPVAMMVANADEARRFRAMGVSAFIVSSDQGFMRQAALKAYSDIAAVGAR